The Polycladomyces subterraneus genome has a segment encoding these proteins:
- a CDS encoding glycoside hydrolase family 2 protein — translation RVARLTEKEILQGRPANQVVVCLRSAQGVTPDNIYYLRDQKELGLPETVLRVMADEKRQRVTVFTERLARFVKIELPGEMLTFSDNYFDLLPGTSRTIEIGHLEGKEVTFDELRVSALNASLTEYD, via the coding sequence CGGGTTGCCAGGTTGACGGAGAAAGAAATTTTACAAGGTCGTCCCGCAAACCAGGTGGTCGTTTGCTTGCGTTCCGCTCAGGGGGTGACACCGGACAACATCTATTACCTGCGCGACCAGAAGGAACTCGGGCTGCCGGAGACGGTGCTGCGGGTAATGGCGGATGAAAAGCGGCAACGTGTGACGGTTTTTACGGAGCGGCTGGCCCGTTTCGTTAAAATCGAGCTTCCCGGAGAAATGCTGACGTTTAGCGACAATTATTTTGATCTGTTACCGGGAACGTCCCGGACGATTGAGATCGGCCATCTGGAAGGGAAGGAAGTGACTTTTGACGAGTTGAGGGTTT